CTTGTTCCATGGTATATTTATGAGATTCAGTTTCCGCTTCCCTGATCCAAAAGGCCTCGTCATCGTGATCTCCTGCATGGCCCCATATCTCTTTCCATGTTGCATGCATTCTTTCTGGCGTTGGATTAGTTTTATTGTCCGTTGTTGTCCCATCCAGTGAGCGGTAGAATTGCTTGGTATTCTTGTAGTAGAGTTGGTTATTTCGGTATCTCCTAACCCGTTCGTTATATCGCCTTATGCGATTTCCTAATGCCTTAATTTTCTGTTTCAGAGTATCGCTTAGTATTACAAGTTGCTGTGGTAGGTTCTCCTTGCGGCCCTTTATGTGATGTTCTGAGGCTATGCGCGATACtttcttgcatattttcttTGTCGGTTGGCTGTTATTCAGGTAAGTATGTATCGTGCCTATCGTTCTTCTGATactgataatttttctttccagGCGTATTCTCCACGGCGGTGTTCTTTCCTCTTTCGGCCTGGATTCTTCACAACAAAGTTGAATTCCATTTTCCTCACACACTGTAATCGCTCCCGCGTAAACACAGTCAATCAGGTCTTCAATCGCACAATTATCTGTTATGTGCGCCTTCATCGCCATGTTGGTCCTTTCAACGCTTTCAAGGATTTTTTTTGAGCCCTTTAGTCTAGGTATTCTGGGTCTCTTCTGTGGAGACACCCTCGAGTACATCTTCATATTCTTCTCGAAGAGTCGGGACGTTTTATTGTTCTGATTAGTTGGTTGAATCTGAGGTTCTAGGTGGATTTCCTCATTGCTTGGGTTATCATCATCTGCTGGAATCGGTGTGTAAGGTCTGGTACTCTTCCTTATGTCCTCCAATTCAACACTggagaatttttcattttccaacatCTGCCTTATTCTGTTGGCAAGAAGGTTTGGGTAGGATGGTCTCCATGGATTGATCTCATTCCACGTGGTTGTTAGAATTTCTCTGTAGGTTCTTCCTGTGTCTTGTTGTAGTTGTTGAGCAATAAAGTGAGTACGCATTAAGAGGATATTTTCCTCCTGCGACCATCGTACTCTTCCATCTCGTGAAACTGGTGCCTCAGCGGGACGGCTACGAGTTCCATCCAAGCTGATGCTCCTTCTTTCCCTTCTGTGAGGGTTCGAGTTCGGACGtacggtgccatctcggggggctgcgccgcttGCCCCACAGCTGACCCCATCAGGCTCTACCTCCGGACGGCTCCGAAGAGGGCCAGCCCGCTGCCCTCTACCGCCCTGGTTCATGCTTCTTGTGacaggatatatatatatatatatatatatatatatatatatatatatctatctaTGTACAGCGGTACATATGGGGACCGTTGGACCGTTTCGGAGATCGCGCGGTACAAATGGGGATCTTCGGTACTTATTGGACCGGTCCCCATATGTTTTTAGATGCAGCGGTCCCCATAAGTTTTCGTTAGTCTATCGGTACATATCAGGaccgtttcaaaaatagatACA
This genomic stretch from Coccinella septempunctata chromosome 7, icCocSept1.1, whole genome shotgun sequence harbors:
- the LOC123317638 gene encoding uncharacterized protein LOC123317638, encoding MNQGGRGQRAGPLRSRPEVEPDGVSCGASGAAPRDGTVRPNSNPHRRERRSISLDGTRSRPAEAPVSRDGRVRWSQEENILLMRTHFIAQQLQQDTGRTYREILTTTWNEINPWRPSYPNLLANRIRQMLENEKFSSVELEDIRKSTRPYTPIPADDDNPSNEEIHLEPQIQPTNQNNKTSRLFEKNMKMYSRVSPQKRPRIPRLKGSKKILESVERTNMAMKAHITDNCAIEDLIDCVYAGAITVCEENGIQLCCEESRPKEERTPPWRIRLERKIISIRRTIGTIHTYLNNSQPTKKICKKVSRIASEHHIKGRKENLPQQLVILSDTLKQKIKALGNRIRRYNERVRRYRNNQLYYKNTKQFYRSLDGTTTDNKTNPTPERMHATWKEIWGHAGDHDDEAFWIREAETESHKYTMEQVIITKEDIKTVLKKTNNWSAPGTDGIHNYWWKYFNSTHDSLAKLFQEALKNPSIIPDSCTLGITYMLPKGTDNEDPRNYRPITCLPTIYKILTGVLTQKLWQHVGKYNMAREQNGCRRDAKGCKDLLIADTIITKQARKKQRSLSMAWIDYKKAYDSIPHSWLKKVLKLYGVSETVINLLEHLMQTWRTKLSVDTNKGNYTTEEIRIQRGIFQGDKLSTLWFCLSINLLSKLLNQSKYGYVIERRNNTKINHQLYIDDLKLYAANEDQLTRELKIVASFTDAIKMEMGLDKCAVVHMRRGKIREGEALEIQEQLTIRTLGPEETYKYLGIQQGLEINTNEAKTTFKHKFFDRLKKILQSKLNSKAMFTSISTWVVHTPLE